Proteins co-encoded in one Eremothecium sinecaudum strain ATCC 58844 chromosome VI, complete sequence genomic window:
- the UBX2 gene encoding Ubx2p (Syntenic homolog of Ashbya gossypii ADR182W; Syntenic homolog of Saccharomyces cerevisiae YML013W (UBX2)) — protein sequence MPVIRSGNQEFHLQHSEEEKLNQFQAVTTFPDDELPLIITLLQNHSWNLEPALSRYFDGDWKDNLSSQRIPSRDEHSSFTHISRGLGSQSSMAFMANDQSFVPSLPVVTALPQNYKEKFQLVGLQPDKSKFNSNPILLILMLLPSFLVKLGINICTFLWQVITFGYGAGLSSGSQKVSIFPTKFVGPERSVEDEITAILGDESQELLRLKTNSSYNAALKDCESKFKFLLIIILGDLTGETTDLNSQRFVKNILAERSTLEFLNEKKDELTIYLGTVYDKESWSVGKHMGVKYTPECYLVANVLNSNSSASSSSLTSTPKMSVVGDIRIQSLKRFQRSLKFHMDKYTPELVVSRTEREELELERKIKQLQDEAYEESLRQDQIKEEKRRLEQEEIKLAKILREQVKYNAKAHNTLRHLFWLKASLLNLVEKPQKNENKAATTSEKPAILQIRTSDGKRMVKTFPGSTPLRDLYVDIGCHLFLGEFSEDPTVLLKRLTDKLLAAASNNELLCFKSNSDQDLSTIESIKLLLTEEYSKWDNSGRDDQEQCESFIDFELVSSFPRYKIPLDNTLKIEGVSQIWPNGSLLVEYVDEEEEEDDSADDSTA from the coding sequence ATGCCAGTTATCCGTAGTGGTAATCAGGAGTTTCATTTGCAACATTCGGAAGAAGAGAAACTAAATCAGTTTCAAGCGGTGACAACCTTCCCAGACGATGAGTTACCATTGATTATAACTCTTTTACAGAATCATTCATGGAATCTAGAACCAGCATTGAGTAGGTACTTTGATGGGGATTGGAAGGATAATCTATCCTCTCAGCGTATTCCTTCTAGAGATGAGCATTCATCTTTTACACATATTTCACGCGGCCTTGGGTCTCAAAGTTCAATGGCCTTTATGGCAAATGACCAGAGTTTTGTTCCATCATTGCCTGTGGTAACTGCTTTACCCCAGAATTACAAGGAAAAGTTTCAGCTTGTTGGCTTACAGCCTGACAAATCGAAGTTCAACAGTAATCCTATTCTGCTTATACTTATGTTATTGCCGAGTTTTCTTGTGAAACTTGGGATTAATATTTGTACGTTTTTATGGCAAGTTATTACATTTGGATATGGAGCAGGTCTCTCCAGTGGCTCTCAAAAGGTTAGTATCTTTCCCACGAAGTTTGTTGGGCCTGAGCGGTCGGTTGAGGATGAAATTACTGCGATATTAGGCGATGAATCCCAAGAACTACTGCGCCTAAAAACAAACTCGTCCTACAATGCAGCTTTAAAGGACTGCGAGTCCAAATTTAAATTTTTGTTAATTATAATTTTAGGTGATTTAACGGGAGAGACCACTGATTTGAATTCTCAGAGGTTTGTGAAGAACATTTTGGCTGAAAGAAGCACGTTGGAGTTCTTGAATGAAAAGAAAGATGAGTTAACAATATATTTGGGTACGGTATACGACAAGGAATCATGGAGCGTTGGTAAGCATATGGGTGTTAAATATACGCCGGAGTGCTATTTGGTTGCCAATGTATTGAATTCAAATTCATCTGCGTCTTCATCCTCATTGACCAGCACTCCTAAGATGTCTGTCGTTGGTGATATACGTATTCAATCTCTGAAGCGATTCCAAAGGTCACTTAAGTTCCATATGGACAAGTATACTCCAGAGCTTGTAGTTAGCCGTACAGAAAGGGAGGAACTTGAACTGGAAAGAAAGATCAAGCAATTACAAGACGAAGCGTACGAGGAATCATTAAGACAAGATCAAATAAAAGAAGAGAAGCGCCGTTTAGAGCAAGAAGAAATTAAGTTGGCCAAAATTCTTCGCGAACAGGTAAAATACAATGCGAAAGCGCACAATACGCTACGTCATTTGTTCTGGTTGAAAGCCTCTTTGCTAAACTTAGTGGAGAAGCCCCAGAAAAATGAGAATAAGGCGGCTACAACATCCGAAAAACCTGCTATTTTGCAGATAAGAACATCCGACGGTAAGCGTATGGTGAAGACATTCCCGGGTTCTACTCCATTGCGTGATCTATACGTTGATATAGGATGTCATTTGTTTCTTGGAGAATTCAGTGAAGATCCAACGGTTCTTTTGAAACGCCTGACTGATAAACTTCTGGCTGCGGCAAGCAATAATGAACTGCTCTGTTTTAAATCAAACAGTGATCAAGACTTAAGTACGATAGAAAGCATTAAATTGCTGTTAACTGAAGAATATTCAAAATGGGACAATTCAGGTCGTGATGACCAGGAGCAGTGCGAGTCATTTATTGACTTCGAACTAGTTTCTTCGTTTCCAAGGTATAAGATACCTCTTGATAACACACTTAAAATCGAGGGCGTTTCACAAATTTGGCCAAATGGTAGTTTGCTAGTAGAATACGTTGATGAGGAGGAGGAAGAGGATGATAGTGCAGACGATTCCACAGCATAG
- the CYM1 gene encoding pitrilysin family metalloprotease (Syntenic homolog of Ashbya gossypii ADR184W; Syntenic homolog of Saccharomyces cerevisiae YDR430C (CYM1)): MLRFRRALASYSRDAMLRRYPLGKKIHDFEIKRVLPVPELSLTCVDLVHNKTGAEHLHIDRDDKNNVFSIGFKTNPPDATGVPHILEHTSLCGSKKYPVRDPFFKMLNRTLSNFMNAMTGHDYIFYPFATTNKKDFGNLRKLYLDATLNPLLKKEDFLQEGWRLEHSDMDNKNSDIVFKGVVYNEMKGQVSNADYYYWIKFQESIYPSLNNSGGDPEKITDLRYEDLVNYHKRHFHPSNAKTFSYGNISVEDTLEELSNEFLNYSKMELKKQKLTPINLSSNIEVELPCQPDPMLPVDKQKRMSLTWICGKPEDTYETFLLKMLGSLLFDGHSSPFYKGLIEKGLGYSFSVNTGVESQTAVNFLTVGVSGCDDISEVRKTILDIFNEAIKTPFEKDRIEAIMHQIELSKKDQKSDFGLQLLYGIIPGWVNNIDPFDAISIKAILDKFREQWSKEGDKLFKDLLLKHVIDKPFFQFSMIGEESFSKELESKEQKRLEEKKKTLTQAEEELIYANGLHLQKLQNSEQDLSLLPTLHVSDIPREANVFSISVTDNIRSRITDTNGITYIRGKRSLNDILPYELYPFLPLFAESLTSLGTGTEEYYKIEEQIKLRTGGINAAISVTSNPVDCSPELQLEFSGWSLNGNTQYVFDLLKKLLCDTNFANKEKLKVLIKSLASSNTASVAESGHSYARSYSSAYFYPSRAISESLSGVEQLKFHNGLTSLLDDEERFQKEVSSKLQQIKDKVISSDNMKFMVTTDSSQMLNTLKSQIENFTVQLPNSINHGNQPLTASFPLMSKPGLPTLIKFPFQVHYAAQTLKGVPYVHEDGAPLQVLANLLTFKHLHREIREKGGAYGGGAAYSAVDGVLNFYSYRDPNPLNTLSTFDNIARYALQDSHWSQDDLNEAKLTIFQKVDAPVSVRSEGSAAFYYNITDEMRQKRREGLLDVSIDDVHRVASKYLVDNPPTTRVSAVVGPEIPGVNWPVTEL, translated from the coding sequence ATGCTGAGGTTTCGGAGAGCTCTAGCTTCCTATTCACGTGACGCTATGTTGCGAAGGTATCCGTTGGGTAAAAAAATTCATGATTTCGAGATCAAAAGAGTTTTACCTGTTCCAGAATTAAGTTTAACATGTGTTGATTTGGTACATAACAAAACTGGGGCTGAACATTTGCATATTGATAGAGATGATAAGAATAATGTATTCAGTATTGGTTTCAAAACTAATCCTCCTGACGCTACCGGTGTCCCACATATTTTAGAACATACGTCTTTATGCGGGTCTAAGAAGTACCCGGTTCGTGATCCATTCTTTAAGATGCTTAACAGAACGTTAAGCAACTTTATGAATGCTATGACAGGTCACGATTATATCTTTTATCCGTTTGCTACGACTAACAAAAAGGATTTTGGAAATTTGCGGAAGTTGTACCTAGATGCAACGTTGAATCCGCTATTAAAGAAGGAGGATTTTTTGCAAGAGGGATGGAGGCTAGAGCACAGTGATATGGACAATAAGAACAGTGATATAGTGTTTAAGGGGGTGGTATACAATGAGATGAAGGGCCAGGTATCTAATGCTGACTACTACTATTGGATCAAGTTCCAGGAATCGATTTACCCTTCTCTAAACAATTCTGGTGGTGATCCTGAGAAAATAACAGACTTAAGGTATGAGGATCTTGTTAATTATCATAAGCGCCATTTCCACCCTTCAAATGCTAAGACTTTTAGCTACGGTAATATTTCTGTTGAAGACACTTTGGAGGAGCTCAGCAACGAATTCCTCAATTATAGCAAAATGGAGCTTAAAAAACAGAAGTTGACTCCAATTAATTTAAGCAGTAATATCGAAGTTGAGCTACCATGTCAGCCTGATCCAATGCTACCAGTAGATAAGCAGAAAAGGATGTCTCTGACATGGATTTGCGGTAAGCCAGAGGACACTTACGAGACATTTTTGCTTAAAATGCTGGGAAGTCTGTTGTTTGACGGACATTCATCTCCCTTCTATAAGGGCCTGATTGAAAAGGGCCTTGGATACAGCTTTTCCGTAAATACCGGAGTGGAGTCGCAAACCGCGGTTAATTTCTTAACAGTTGGTGTGAGCGGGTGTGACGATATTTCGGAAGTACGCAAGACTATTCTGGACATTTTCAACGAAGCCATTAAAACTCCTTTTGAAAAGGATAGAATTGAAGCCATTATGCATCAAATAGAACTATCAAAAAAGGATCAAAAGTCTGATTTTGGTCTACAGTTGCTATATGGAATTATACCAGGCTGGGTCAATAACATTGATCCGTTTGATGCCATTTCGATCAAAGCAATTCTGGACAAATTTAGAGAACAATGGTCGAAAGAGGGTGATAAATTATTTAAGGACTTATTATTAAAGCATGTGATTGATAAACCGTTCTTCCAATTCAGTATGATAGGTGAAGAGAGCTTCTCAAAAGAATTGGAGAGCAAAGAACAAAAGCGTTTAgaggaaaagaaaaagaCCTTGACGCaagctgaagaagaacttATTTATGCAAACGGCCTACATCTACAGAAATTGCAAAACTCAGAGCAAGATTTATCTCTGTTGCCAACCTTGCATGTCAGTGATATCCCCAGGGAAGCTAATGTCTTCAGTATTAGTGTCACCGATAATATTAGGAGCCGGATAACTGACACTAATGGTATCACTTATATTAGAGGCAAAAGATCTCTAAATGACATTCTACCCTATGAGCTGTATCCATTTTTGCCGCTCTTTGCAGAGTCATTAACGAGTTTGGGGACCGGCACAGAGGAGTACTACAAAATAGAAGAGCAGATTAAATTGCGCACGGGTGGTATAAATGCAGCTATATCGGTAACTTCAAATCCCGTGGATTGTAGTCCTGAGTTGCAGCTTGAATTCAGTGGGTGGTCTTTGAACGGCAATACACAATATGTCTTTGACTTGCTCAAAAAGCTTCTCTGTGATACTAATTTTGCAAACAAGGAAAAGTTGAAAGTACTGATTAAATCGTTAGCCTCGTCTAACACGGCTTCGGTAGCTGAAAGTGGACACAGTTATGCACGTAGTTATAGCTCGGCGTACTTTTACCCATCAAGGGCCATTAGTGAATCTCTGTCCGGTGTTGAACAATTGAAGTTCCACAATGGACTCACCTCTCTCTtagatgatgaagaaaGGTTCCAGAAAGAAGTAAGTAGCAAATTGCAGCAAATTAAGGACAAAGTTATCTCTTCTGATAACATGAAGTTCATGGTAACCACAGATAGCTCCCAGATGTTGAATACCCTAAAATCACAGATCGAAAATTTCACTGTTCAATTACCAAACAGTATTAATCACGGCAATCAACCGCTGACGGCAAGCTTCCCCCTAATGAGCAAACCGGGGCTTCCTACACTAATAAAATTCCCATTCCAAGTGCACTATGCAGCCCAAACTCTAAAAGGTGTGCCTTACGTTCACGAAGATGGAGCTCCTTTACAAGTACTAGCTAACTTGCTTACTTTTAAGCACCTTCATCGCGAGATTCGTGAAAAAGGCGGAGCTTATGGGGGCGGAGCAGCCTATAGTGCTGTAGATGGTGTTTTGAACTTCTACTCATACAGAGATCCAAATCCACTAAATACTCTCTCCACTTTCGATAACATTGCTCGCTATGCGCTGCAGGACTCGCACTGGTCACAAGATGACCTCAATGAGGCAAAGCTAACAATATTCCAGAAAGTGGACGCTCCTGTTAGCGTTAGAAGCGAGGGCTCGGCTGCGTTCTACTACAATATTACTGACGAAATGAGACAAAAGCGGAGAGAAGGGTTGTTAGATGTTTCAATAGATGATGTTCACCGTGTAGCATCCAAATATTTGGTTGACAATCCTCCAACCACAAGGGTAAGTGCTGTTGTTGGTCCAGAGATCCCTGGAGTGAACTGGCCTGTCACCGAGCTGTAA
- the TAF11 gene encoding TATA-binding protein-associated factor TAF11 (Syntenic homolog of Ashbya gossypii ADR179C; Syntenic homolog of Saccharomyces cerevisiae YML015C (TAF11)) encodes MIEPHGPLDRIPLENYPPQLTIANYMAIKQMIDQVINEDQEYVNWKLKNQRTGGTLDKYLYSYKLEEEYERENREKINEAESKVLKPGDFYDMPKGMKFPRDIYDDQLRQLPRPRMLDQQQVRKLFVDHLDEEQMNRYEVFKRASLAKNQIKKISSVVTNQTVAANVNLLLGGIGKLLVGEIVEKALDVKQKWLLSMMVNKFHERKVIGNKLKKHLKKLTILVGTASGIDDEVDEEESDSYYDDDKEETAFVLESNKLLKSSKNTEEIRVRIIKQYNILVTQFNKLNVSVEKYINSPLLPEHIHEAWRLYRLENDTVLSAHWRTQGEGNGLLFR; translated from the coding sequence ATGATTGAGCCACATGGTCCACTGGACAGAATCCCACTGGAAAACTATCCTCCGCAGCTGACGATAGCGAATTATATGGCTATAAAGCAGATGATTGATCAGGTTATCAATGAAGATCAGGAATATGTGAACTGGAAGTTGAAGAATCAGCGAACAGGCGGTACTTTGGATAAATACCTTTACTCTTACAAGCTTGAGGAGGAATATGAAAGAGAAAATAGGGAAAAGATTAATGAGGCCGAGTCTAAGGTTCTGAAGCCAGGAGATTTCTATGATATGCCCAAGGGTATGAAGTTCCCCCGTGATATATATGATGACCAACTGCGCCAGCTACCGAGACCTCGAATGCTGGACCAGCAGCAGGTCAGGAAACTATTCGTGGACCATCTCGACGAGGAGCAGATGAACAGATACGAGGTTTTCAAAAGAGCGTCGTTGGCCAAGAACCAGATCAAAAAGATCTCGAGCGTTGTGACAAACCAGACAGTTGCAGCAAATGTAAATTTGCTGCTTGGTGGTATTGGCAAACTTTTAGTAGGCGAGATTGTGGAGAAAGCACTAGACGTAAAGCAAAAATGGCTCCTAAGTATGATGGTTAACAAGTTTCACGAACGGAAGGTAATCGGAAACAAGCTCAAGAAGCATCTCAAGAAACTAACCATTCTAGTGGGTACAGCAAGCGGCATTGATGACGAGGTCGATGAAGAGGAGAGCGACAGTTACTATGACGATGACAAGGAAGAGACGGCCTTCGTCCTGGAGAGTAATAAACTACTCAAATCTTCCAAGAACACTGAGGAGATCAGAGTACGTATAATAAAGCAGTACAATATACTGGTCACCCAGTTCAACAAGCTGAACGTAAGCGTGGAAAAGTACATCAACAGTCCACTGCTGCCGGAACATATACACGAGGCCTGGCGGTTATACCGGCTTGAAAACGATACAGTACTTAGCGCTCACTGGCGCACACAAGGTGAGGGCAACGGATTACTCTTTAGATAA
- the NPL3 gene encoding mRNA-binding protein NPL3 (Syntenic homolog of Ashbya gossypii ADR183C; Syntenic homolog of Saccharomyces cerevisiae YDR432W (NPL3)): protein MSEEVPPPPPPPAASVPASAAAPAAAPAAAPPSQAPAVSEYPGPEAYGDSYAAHQGEQDGELSTTRLFVRPFPLDVQESELNEIFSPFGPVKEVKILNGFAFVEFEQAESAEQAINEVNGKTFAEQPLEVVYSKKPLPRFRIIIRNLPEGVAWQELKDLARDNNLETTFSSVNTRDFDGTGALEFPSEEILQDALERLNNFDFRGNVLSVERDDNPPPIRRSGGRGGFRGRGGFRGRGGFGGPRGGYGFGGPRGGYGYGAPRGRGGYGRGSYGPPRGGFGPRGGFGGRDSYPPRGGYGGQRGGYGPPRAAYGSYGPPRGGYGGRDSYAPRGGESYGTRERSPARE, encoded by the coding sequence ATGTCTGAAGAAGTACCTCCTCCTCCTCCCCCACCAGCAGCATCAGTTCCAGCATCAGCAGCAGCCCCAGCTGCCGCTCCTGCAGCAGCTCCACCTTCACAGGCGCCTGCTGTATCAGAATACCCAGGACCAGAGGCTTATGGAGATTCATATGCCGCCCACCAAGGTGAGCAAGATGGTGAATTATCTACTACAAGATTGTTTGTAAGGCCTTTCCCCCTAGATGTACAGGAATCCGAGTTGAACGAGATCTTTAGTCCGTTTGGCCCTGTGAAAGAGGTCAAGATCTTAAATGGGTTTGCTTTTGTGGAATTTGAGCAAGCTGAGTCCGCTGAACAGGCTATTAATGAAGTTAACGGTAAAACATTTGCAGAGCAACCATTGGAGGTTGTGTATTCTAAGAAGCCGTTACCAAGATTTAGGATAATTATCAGAAACTTACCAGAAGGTGTCGCTTGGCAGGAGTTGAAGGATTTGGCTAGGGATAACAACTTAGAGACCACTTTCTCTTCTGTTAACACGCGTGACTTTGACGGTACCGGTGCGTTAGAGTTTCCATCGGAGGAGATTTTGCAGGATGCGCTAGAAAGATTGAATAACTTCGACTTCCGTGGGAACGTCTTGTCTGTTGAGAGAGACGACAACCCTCCACCAATTAGAAGATCAGGTGGCCGTGGTGGATTCCGTGGTCGCGGTGGATTCCGTGGCCGTGGCGGCTTTGGTGGTCCAAGAGGCGGCTACGGTTTCGGTGGCCCAAGAGGCGGTTATGGCTACGGCGCCCCAAGAGGACGTGGTGGTTATGGTCGTGGCTCTTACGGTCCACCAAGAGGCGGATTCGGACCTAGAGGCGGATTTGGCGGCAGAGATTCATACCCTCCAAGAGGTGGCTATGGCGGTCAAAGAGGCGGCTATGGACCTCCAAGGGCTGCTTACGGTAGCTACGGCCCTCCAAGAGGCGGTTACGGTGGTAGGGACTCCTATGCTCCAAGAGGTGGCGAGTCTTACGGTACCCGTGAAAGGTCACCTGCCAGAGAATAA
- the ERV25 gene encoding Erv25p (Syntenic homolog of Ashbya gossypii ADR185W; Syntenic homolog of Saccharomyces cerevisiae YML012W (ERV25)) produces the protein MKLAFISLLLTVFSTVRGLYLDIEASEHPQPICIREFVIEGQPVVIHIDSSGSVGDGQVLSLIVRDTVGNEYRRKKDFAGSVRVTFDAPSSTAFDVCLENTSKIRGRGLSRSVEIDIESGSEARNWNQVQASEKLKPIEVELRRIEELTDEVVDELNYLKAREEKLRDTNESTNRRVRNFSIVIIFVFIALGAWQLNYLKNYFRAKHII, from the coding sequence ATGAAATTGGCTTTTATAAGCTTATTGCTTACTGTTTTTTCTACTGTGCGGGGTTTATATCTTGATATTGAAGCCTCGGAACATCCGCAACCAATCTGCATTCGTGAATTCGTGATTGAAGGTCAACCTGTTGTTATCCATATTGATTCAAGTGGTAGTGTCGGTGATGGTCAAGTATTGAGTTTGATTGTTAGGGATACTGTCGGTAATGAATATCGTAGAAAGAAAGACTTTGCAGGAAGTGTTCGTGTTACCTTCGATGCACCATCTTCTACAGCCTTTGATGTCTGTTTGGAAAATACCAGTAAGATCAGAGGTAGAGGATTAAGTCGCAGTGTTGAAATCGACATTGAATCCGGTTCTGAAGCTCGTAACTGGAATCAAGTTCAAGCCTCCGAAAAGTTGAAGCCAATCGAAGTTGAATTACGTAGGATCGAAGAATTAACAGACGAGGTTGTTGACGAGTTGAACTACCTAAAGGCCAGAGAAGAAAAGTTAAGAGATACTAATGAATCTACCAATAGGAGAGTCAGAAACTTTTCTATTGTCATTATCTTTGTCTTCATTGCGCTCGGTGCATGGCAATTGAACTACTTGAAGAATTACTTCAGAGCCAAACACATCATTTAA
- the TRM9 gene encoding tRNA (carboxymethyluridine(34)-5-O)-methyltransferase (Syntenic homolog of Ashbya gossypii ADR181W; Syntenic homolog of Saccharomyces cerevisiae YML014W (TRM9)), whose amino-acid sequence MAESKEYTYVHEVYNDIASHFSQTRYKPWPIVEEFLKQRNTGSIGIDVGCGNGKYLGVNPDIFIIGSDRSDGLISCAKNINSAYNVLVADGLHLPHRECTFDFAISIAVVHHWSTRERRIAAIRHIMSKLRSGGEALIYCWALEQGNSRRGYHEGMEQDVLVPWVLQQKPATKQKPKKEHSAKVDLQCIPPSERASFLERWKKEQELKRNQEHETPEKAQQSPATTDTKYRYYHLYKQGELEEDCESAGGIIVRNGYEKDNWYVVVKKP is encoded by the coding sequence ATGGCTGAATCGAAAGAATATACGTACGTCCATGAGGTATACAACGACATAGCAAGCCATTTCTCCCAGACACGCTATAAACCTTGGCCCATAGTGGAGGAATTCCTAAAGCAACGAAATACAGGAAGTATCGGTATAGATGTCGGATGTGGCAACGGTAAATACCTTGGAGTGAATCCtgatatatttattattggTTCAGATAGGTCTGACGGTCTTATTTCATGCGCAAAGAATATCAACAGTGCATATAATGTCCTTGTTGCTGATGGACTACACCTGCCTCATCGCGAATGCACTTTTGATTTTGCTATATCCATTGCAGTTGTGCACCACTGGAGTACTCGTGAGAGGCGTATTGCAGCGATAAGACATATTATGAGCAAATTGCGTTCTGGGGGTGAAGCTCTCATTTATTGTTGGGCCCTAGAGCAAGGTAATTCAAGAAGAGGCTACCATGAGGGAATGGAACAGGACGTACTTGTCCCATGGGTACTACAGCAGAAGCCTGCTACGAAACAGAAGCCCAAAAAAGAGCACTCTGCTAAAGTTGACCTACAATGCATTCCTCCGTCAGAAAGAGCCTCGTTTTTGGAGCGTTGGAAGAAAGAACAAGAACTAAAGCGTAACCAAGAACATGAAACACCCGAAAAGGCACAGCAAAGCCCTGCGACAACAGATACAAAGTACAGATATTATCACCTGTATAAGCAGGGCGAACTAGAAGAAGATTGCGAGTCAGCTGGTGGAATTATTGTAAGAAATGGGTATGAGAAGGATAACTGGTACGTAGTAGTCAAAAAGCCCTGA
- the GPI17 gene encoding GPI-anchor transamidase GPI17 (Syntenic homolog of Ashbya gossypii ADR180C; Syntenic homolog of Saccharomyces cerevisiae YDR434W (GPI17)) yields MIGKEGMNCSNINLRRSVALWFLLLYILVGVPLWYKITTIYRAPLPEKYIKDLKDQPNYDINMVIPVYIKSNSYKFPDLHDAVQLQVNHLLNSIDKKVNWALHVLPYPEDNSISPENNYIVHLVSDDILSFSAPYNSREGTVFHDDQSVLENNIPFYIAQVFIDHIFLLERTRLNKNYNPSSHVAGIKNLAIDYNPDVHLSISLLSGDGNPVSWDVETVANKYLAPLREFLSPLVNFTVDTDIVYFNDLHLHQLKDRESLTWNDLAHTMDLSELSSGNYYNEQSSLHLSIVFPSHSTGELKFINSTKHWQSYLVPQWGTIIINDKPLPPNAHVTSNYLTPIMHKFARELFLLLGITDGSEVLNSPIVIMDSFKRLTILNNLEKSVETLWSLVKMTSHLPQMTIPKEVAQNVHEALELRLQIVEMLNNPIKQDPVAVWDDALAKSNRLFYLCEKAFFHKEMVQQNFLPQEHKIAVYLPLLGPITIVTIAGFFKSMKEKELPEKEKEETE; encoded by the coding sequence ATGATAGGAAAGGAAGGAATGAATTGTAGTAACATTAATCTACGTCGATCAGTTGCACTCTGGTTTTTGCTGCTCTACATTCTAGTAGGTGTACCATTATGGTATAAAATAACCACAATTTACAGAGCACCACTACCTGAAAAGTATATTAAAGATCTAAAAGACCAGCCGAATTATGATATTAATATGGTAATACCGGTATACATTAAATCTAATAGTTATAAGTTCCCAGACTTACATGATGCTGTGCAATTGCAAGTTAACCACCTGTTAAATTCCATAGATAAAAAGGTCAATTGGGCGTTACACGTGCTCCCATACCCTGAAGACAATTCTATCAGCCCAGAAAACAACTATATTGTTCATCTTGTTAGCGATGATATCTTAAGCTTTTCTGCACCTTATAATAGCAGAGAGGGTACTGTATTCCATGATGATCAGTCGGTTTTGGAAAATAACATCCCATTTTACATTGCACAGGTCTTTATCGACCATATATTCCTGCTTGAACGTACAAGACTGAATAAAAACTACAACCCATCATCGCACGTTGCAGGTATCAAAAATTTGGCCATTGACTATAACCCAGATGTTCATTTGTCTATTAGCTTGTTATCGGGGGATGGAAACCCTGTATCATGGGATGTTGAGACCGTGGCAAACAAGTACCTCGCTCCATTGAGAGAATTTTTGTCTCCTCTAGTGAACTTCACTGTTGATACTGATATTGTGTACTTCAATGACCTGCACTTACACCAATTAAAGGACCGTGAATCATTAACGTGGAACGATCTTGCCCACACAATGGATCTCTCAGAATTATCATCCGGCAATTACTATAATGAGCAGAGCTCGCTACACCTGTCAATTGTGTTTCCATCACATTCAACTGGCGAATTAAAGTTTATCAATTCCACCAAACACTGGCAGTCATATTTAGTTCCACAGTGGGGTACTATTATCATTAACGATAAACCACTGCCACCTAATGCACACGTTACTTCAAACTATTTGACTCCAATTATGCATAAGTTTGCCCGCGAACTATTTCTATTACTGGGTATTACTGATGGATCTGAGGTGCTCAATAGCCCCATTGTGATCATGGATTCCTTCAAACGTTTAACCATTTTGAATAATTTGGAGAAGAGCGTCGAAACGCTATGGTCCTTAGTTAAAATGACAAGCCACCTGCCTCAAATGACAATTCCAAAAGAAGTTGCGCAAAATGTTCATGAAGCATTGGAGCTACGTCTCCAAATTGTTGAAATGTTAAACAATCCAATTAAGCAGGACCCAGTAGCAGTGTGGGATGACGCTTTAGCCAAAAGTAACCGCTTGTTCTACCTATGTGAAAAAGCCTTTTTCCACAAAGAGATGGTTCAACAAAACTTCCTACCACAAGAGCATAAGATAGCTGTCTACTTGCCATTATTAGGTCCTATTACAATTGTTACTATTGCTGGTTTCTTCAAATCTATGAAAGAAAAGGAGTTACCAgaaaaagagaaagaagaaaCAGAGTGA